The Catenuloplanes niger genome includes a window with the following:
- a CDS encoding FtsK/SpoIIIE domain-containing protein: MNVRVPVWRVPGWLLVLWWTLRGVFRATVLAVRYWWLTGPAALIVWIWADFGWEILLAVLATLTAGGAGWWRWHRTTWHRFVWWPLLGRWRRLFVYRRGWAPAMATCGLATVFGGDKYVPQLLGVRATEFGDEVTVRMLPGQHPDDWGKAAPRLAYTFRVREGRARTHRRPDRIVLVFLRRDPLAATIAPIPTPTSLDLARLPLGVQENGDAYALRLAGSHVLIGGATNAGKGSVIWALIAALAGGIQQRLVELWVFDPKGGMELAGGLPLYTRFVYDTAETMAGVLEDAVVRMRARANRLRGVTRQHTPTPGDSLIIIVIDELAALTSYISDRKVRDRIRESLSLLLSQGRAVGVHVIAALQDPRKEVLPFRDLFPTRIALRLTEAEQVDLILGDGARNRGALADEIPETSPGVAFVSLDGVREPVKVRFAYHSDSDIQDLCHRYGYEQVVEGEIVGETR, translated from the coding sequence ATGAACGTCCGGGTGCCGGTATGGCGGGTGCCCGGCTGGCTCCTCGTCCTGTGGTGGACGCTCCGCGGCGTGTTCCGGGCGACGGTGCTCGCGGTCCGCTACTGGTGGCTGACCGGCCCGGCCGCGCTGATCGTCTGGATCTGGGCCGACTTCGGCTGGGAGATCCTTCTCGCGGTGCTCGCGACGCTGACGGCGGGTGGCGCGGGGTGGTGGCGGTGGCATCGCACGACCTGGCACCGGTTCGTATGGTGGCCGCTGCTGGGCCGGTGGCGTCGGCTGTTCGTCTACCGGCGCGGCTGGGCGCCGGCCATGGCCACGTGCGGGCTGGCCACGGTGTTCGGCGGTGACAAGTACGTCCCGCAGCTCCTCGGCGTCCGCGCCACCGAGTTCGGCGACGAAGTGACCGTGCGGATGCTGCCCGGCCAGCACCCGGACGACTGGGGCAAAGCCGCACCGCGCCTGGCCTACACGTTCCGCGTCCGGGAGGGCCGTGCCCGCACGCACCGCCGTCCCGACCGAATCGTCCTGGTGTTCCTGCGCCGCGATCCGCTGGCGGCAACGATCGCGCCGATCCCGACTCCCACGAGCCTCGACCTCGCCCGGCTGCCGCTCGGCGTCCAGGAGAACGGCGACGCGTACGCGCTGCGGCTCGCCGGATCGCACGTGCTGATCGGCGGGGCCACGAACGCGGGCAAGGGATCGGTCATCTGGGCGCTGATCGCCGCGCTCGCGGGCGGTATCCAACAACGTCTCGTCGAGCTGTGGGTCTTCGACCCGAAGGGCGGCATGGAACTGGCCGGCGGCCTGCCGCTGTACACCCGCTTCGTCTACGACACCGCCGAGACCATGGCCGGCGTCCTGGAAGACGCGGTGGTGCGCATGCGGGCTCGCGCCAACCGGCTCCGCGGCGTCACCCGCCAGCACACCCCGACGCCGGGCGACTCGCTGATCATCATCGTGATCGACGAGCTGGCCGCGCTCACCTCATACATCTCGGACCGGAAGGTCCGCGATCGCATCCGGGAGTCGCTGTCGCTGCTGCTGTCCCAGGGCCGCGCGGTCGGCGTCCACGTGATCGCCGCGCTTCAGGACCCGCGCAAGGAGGTGTTGCCGTTCCGGGACCTGTTCCCGACCCGGATCGCACTCCGGCTGACCGAGGCCGAGCAGGTGGATCTCATCCTCGGCGACGGTGCCCGCAACCGGGGTGCGCTCGCGGACGAGATCCCGGAGACCTCGCCGGGCGTCGCGTTCGTCTCGCTTGACGGCGTGCGTGAGCCGGTGAAAGTGCGGTTCGCCTATCACTCCGACAGCGACATCCAAGACCTTTGCCACCGGTACGGATACGAGCAGGTCGTCGAGGGCGAGATCGTGGGGGAGACCCGATGA
- a CDS encoding DUF2637 domain-containing protein, producing MTRAERFEGVVLVAILLTVGTLAGAASFTHVHDWTMHNSPAGTPDWFGWANAAISELLPIAALLTIRARRRADRPIGYPMFLLVCGVALSLSAQLAVAKPGISGWLLSAVPALAFMGLSKLVLSGKPAMPAAPIKAPVMEPAHWVPTEPTPATEAHPSPGGDEPQPRPANDRSGLVPVPALAFTRPNAEVAR from the coding sequence ATGACCCGCGCGGAGCGTTTCGAGGGCGTGGTCCTGGTCGCGATCCTGCTGACCGTGGGCACGCTGGCCGGGGCGGCGTCGTTCACGCACGTGCACGACTGGACCATGCACAACAGCCCGGCCGGTACGCCGGATTGGTTCGGCTGGGCGAATGCCGCGATCTCCGAACTCCTCCCGATCGCCGCGCTGCTGACCATCCGCGCCCGGCGGCGGGCCGACAGGCCGATCGGCTACCCGATGTTCCTGCTCGTCTGCGGGGTCGCGTTGTCGCTGTCGGCTCAGCTCGCGGTCGCCAAGCCGGGCATCTCCGGCTGGCTGCTGTCGGCCGTACCGGCGCTGGCCTTCATGGGTCTGTCCAAGCTCGTCCTGTCCGGGAAGCCGGCCATGCCCGCGGCGCCGATCAAGGCTCCGGTCATGGAACCGGCGCACTGGGTGCCGACCGAGCCCACGCCGGCCACCGAAGCGCATCCGTCACCGGGCGGCGATGAGCCGCAACCGCGCCCGGCGAACGACCGGTCCGGTCTCGTTCCGGTGCCCGCGCTGGCCTTCACCCGCCCGAACGCGGAGGTGGCGCGATGA
- a CDS encoding replication initiator encodes MTQPALIPAAGDEPRPGSRAARMRQPLAKDALKQLAENNGVCVRPVVLRRTDTFTGVTEIVEVPCGATLAAKCKPCAERGRRLRIQQIREGWHLADEPAIDLDPPTADVFDLVAQRAHLEFDREALNYQPMTPDERAAQITALDEEIAQADELLAETNLRGHLTPRDRDERPRRKRSTKRRQDSPDLPRLPVDGRTVGRAFAGRAGKTYRPSMLVTLTLDSHGPVHSHIRRGAYVVPCECGARHGRYDPELGTPVDPDTYDYRRAALDAIHFARVMDRWWQNLRRATGWNVQYAGAVELQRRLAPHAHFAIRGTIPRRLLKQVAAATYHQVWWPPFDRASYSVDKPPVWDTDEGGYVDPKTRVPLPTWDEALDAIDEDPAYVARLGRIDARGIESGTKDAERAIRYVTKYVTKDLTEHATPKTDPQRAHFDRLHAELSTLPCSPTCANWLLYNVQPDGAKPGLTPGRCTGKVHQRSTLGFTGRRVLVSRQWSGKTLADHRADNRAWVRAVLAGGLADTEDSQPATEEDPKRFRFELARPDDPDVLPLEHRVLRAVSARIRWRGQLAAAQQRPLSAVPTQQAA; translated from the coding sequence ATGACTCAGCCGGCGCTGATCCCGGCCGCGGGTGACGAGCCCCGGCCGGGGTCGCGGGCCGCGCGGATGCGGCAGCCGCTCGCCAAGGACGCGCTCAAGCAGCTCGCGGAGAACAACGGCGTCTGCGTCCGTCCGGTCGTCCTGCGCCGCACCGACACGTTCACCGGCGTCACGGAGATCGTCGAGGTGCCGTGCGGGGCGACCCTGGCGGCGAAGTGCAAGCCGTGCGCCGAGCGTGGCCGGCGGCTGCGCATCCAGCAGATCCGGGAGGGCTGGCACCTCGCCGACGAGCCCGCGATCGACCTGGACCCACCAACCGCGGACGTGTTCGACCTCGTGGCCCAGCGAGCGCACCTGGAGTTCGACCGGGAAGCGCTCAACTACCAACCGATGACCCCGGACGAGCGGGCCGCGCAGATCACCGCCCTGGACGAGGAGATCGCACAGGCTGACGAGCTGCTGGCCGAGACGAATCTCCGCGGCCACCTGACCCCACGCGACCGAGACGAGCGCCCACGGCGGAAGCGGTCGACGAAGCGCCGGCAGGACTCCCCGGACCTGCCCCGGCTGCCGGTCGACGGGCGCACGGTCGGCCGGGCCTTCGCCGGCCGGGCGGGCAAGACCTACCGGCCGTCGATGCTCGTCACCCTGACCCTCGACTCACACGGCCCGGTCCACTCGCACATCCGGCGCGGCGCCTACGTCGTCCCGTGTGAGTGCGGCGCCCGGCACGGCCGGTACGACCCGGAACTCGGCACACCGGTCGACCCGGACACCTACGACTACCGGCGGGCCGCACTCGACGCGATCCACTTCGCGCGGGTGATGGATCGCTGGTGGCAGAACCTCCGCCGGGCGACGGGTTGGAACGTGCAGTACGCGGGCGCGGTGGAACTGCAACGTCGGCTCGCTCCGCACGCGCACTTTGCGATCCGGGGCACGATCCCGCGGCGGCTGCTCAAGCAGGTAGCGGCGGCCACCTACCACCAGGTGTGGTGGCCGCCGTTCGATCGGGCGTCCTACTCGGTGGACAAGCCGCCGGTCTGGGATACGGACGAGGGCGGCTACGTCGACCCGAAAACCCGCGTGCCGCTGCCGACGTGGGATGAGGCGCTGGATGCGATCGACGAAGACCCGGCCTACGTCGCCCGGCTCGGCCGGATCGACGCGCGCGGGATCGAGTCCGGCACCAAAGACGCGGAGCGCGCGATTCGGTACGTGACCAAGTACGTCACCAAGGACCTGACCGAACACGCGACCCCCAAGACGGACCCGCAGCGGGCGCACTTCGACCGGCTCCACGCGGAGCTGTCCACGCTCCCGTGCTCACCGACCTGCGCGAACTGGCTGCTCTACAACGTCCAGCCGGACGGCGCGAAACCCGGCCTCACACCGGGCCGCTGCACCGGCAAGGTGCACCAGCGCTCGACGCTCGGCTTCACCGGCCGCCGCGTCCTGGTGTCTCGGCAGTGGTCCGGCAAGACCCTGGCCGACCACCGCGCGGACAACCGCGCCTGGGTCCGCGCCGTCCTGGCCGGCGGTCTCGCTGACACCGAGGACAGCCAACCGGCGACCGAGGAAGACCCGAAGCGCTTCCGCTTCGAGCTGGCCCGACCGGACGACCCGGACGTCCTCCCGCTCGAACATCGCGTTCTACGTGCTGTTTCAGCCCGCATCCGATGGCGCGGTCAACTTGCCGCCGCTCAACAGCGCCCCCTTTCAGCAGTCCCCACTCAGCAGGCTGCATGA
- a CDS encoding helix-turn-helix transcriptional regulator has translation MKTKEMTGGLDRKLLSVPEVLTELVVPRSTFYKWRRLGIAPRCIKLPNGEVRIRRADLDAWLCQREDNAA, from the coding sequence ATGAAGACGAAGGAGATGACCGGAGGCTTGGATCGCAAGCTGCTGTCCGTTCCTGAGGTGCTCACCGAACTCGTCGTCCCCCGTTCGACCTTCTACAAGTGGCGTCGCCTCGGCATCGCCCCACGCTGCATCAAGCTGCCCAACGGTGAGGTCCGCATCCGACGTGCCGACCTCGACGCGTGGCTGTGCCAGCGGGAGGACAACGCCGCATGA
- a CDS encoding tyrosine-type recombinase/integrase: MKAAAAGEPFDELTGLPESKLREQDRTTWYDHARAYIEMKWPHAAAKSRKSMVDALLTVTPVLIVADRGAPDAETLRRALYRWAFNPNTRSESVPAAEEAALAWLSRQSLPVGRLRDTDHIRTALNACSRRLDGKPAAATTVQRKRAVFYNALGYAVERNLLDFNPIDRTQWKAPAVAEAVDRRVVANTAQVESLLDAVPAVHPQGAHLVAFFACLYFAGLRPSEAASLRRADCHLPESGWGRIDLAETAPPTGADWTDDGEVRQVRGLKHRAETEMRSVPIPPDLVRILRAHLAEFGTADDGRLFRAARGGYLVESTYGEIWRDARKAALTPEQAVSPLAGRPYDLRHAAVTLWLNGGVPATEVASRAGHGVAVLLKVYAGCIDGDEEHINQQIERAIKASRGRGRIRGNRPVNPARSKSKPQVASGKGSPKRSSLENH, translated from the coding sequence GTGAAGGCCGCCGCGGCGGGTGAGCCTTTCGACGAACTCACCGGCCTCCCCGAGTCCAAGCTGCGCGAGCAGGACCGCACCACCTGGTACGACCACGCCCGCGCCTACATCGAGATGAAGTGGCCGCACGCTGCGGCGAAGTCCCGCAAGTCCATGGTCGATGCGCTGCTCACGGTCACCCCCGTGCTGATCGTCGCTGACCGTGGGGCGCCGGACGCGGAGACTTTGCGCCGGGCGCTCTACCGCTGGGCGTTCAACCCGAACACCAGGTCCGAGTCCGTTCCGGCAGCTGAGGAGGCAGCCCTCGCCTGGCTGAGTCGGCAGTCTCTCCCGGTCGGCCGGTTGCGCGACACCGACCACATCCGTACCGCGCTGAACGCCTGCTCCCGGCGACTCGACGGAAAGCCGGCGGCGGCCACCACGGTTCAGCGCAAACGCGCCGTCTTCTACAACGCGCTCGGCTACGCCGTCGAGCGGAACCTCCTCGACTTCAACCCGATCGACCGCACCCAGTGGAAGGCACCCGCGGTCGCGGAGGCGGTCGACCGGCGGGTGGTCGCCAACACCGCCCAGGTGGAATCGCTTCTCGACGCTGTTCCGGCAGTGCACCCGCAGGGCGCCCACCTGGTCGCCTTCTTCGCCTGCCTCTACTTCGCCGGTCTCCGTCCGTCCGAGGCCGCGTCGCTGCGCCGGGCCGACTGTCACCTTCCGGAAAGTGGCTGGGGGCGGATCGATCTCGCTGAGACCGCGCCACCGACCGGGGCCGACTGGACGGACGACGGAGAGGTCCGCCAGGTACGCGGTTTGAAGCACCGGGCCGAGACGGAGATGCGCAGCGTCCCGATCCCGCCCGACCTGGTGCGCATCCTCCGCGCTCACCTGGCCGAGTTCGGGACCGCCGATGACGGCCGGCTGTTCCGCGCGGCTCGTGGCGGCTACCTGGTCGAGTCGACCTACGGCGAGATCTGGCGCGACGCGCGGAAGGCTGCGCTGACTCCCGAGCAGGCCGTCTCCCCGCTCGCCGGCCGACCCTACGATCTGCGGCACGCCGCGGTGACGCTCTGGTTGAACGGCGGTGTTCCGGCAACCGAGGTCGCCAGCCGGGCCGGCCACGGTGTCGCCGTGCTCCTGAAGGTCTACGCCGGTTGCATCGATGGGGACGAGGAGCACATCAACCAGCAGATCGAGCGGGCGATCAAGGCAAGTCGGGGGCGGGGGCGTATCCGGGGGAACCGCCCGGTGAATCCGGCGCGTTCCAAGTCGAAACCGCAGGTCGCGTCGGGTAAGGGTTCACCGAAACGCAGTTCTCTTGAAAACCACTAG
- a CDS encoding ABC transporter ATP-binding protein, translated as MTFALALHGLVKRFADRVAVAGVDLEVPSGSFYGLLGPNGAGKTTTLSMAVGLLRPDAGTATVLGHDVWSDPLTAKRMMGVMPDGARLFDRLTGAELLACHGLLRGMPADVVDQRARELLDVLALTDADRTLVVDYSAGMKKKIGLACALLHGPRMLVLDEPFEAVDPVSAALIRDILQRYVASGNTVIFSSHVMEVVERLCTHVAILAQGRILTAGTIADVRAGQSLEEVFVRVVGGRTATGQELAWL; from the coding sequence ATGACGTTCGCCCTGGCGCTGCACGGACTGGTGAAGCGGTTCGCGGACAGGGTCGCGGTGGCCGGGGTCGATCTCGAGGTGCCGTCCGGATCGTTCTACGGCCTGCTCGGGCCGAACGGCGCCGGCAAGACCACCACGCTCTCGATGGCCGTGGGCCTGCTCCGGCCGGACGCCGGCACCGCGACCGTGCTCGGCCACGACGTCTGGTCCGACCCGCTGACCGCGAAGCGGATGATGGGCGTGATGCCGGACGGCGCGCGGCTGTTCGACCGGCTCACCGGCGCGGAGCTGCTGGCCTGCCACGGGCTGCTGCGCGGCATGCCGGCCGACGTGGTCGACCAGCGGGCCCGCGAGCTGCTCGACGTGCTGGCGCTCACCGACGCGGACCGGACGCTGGTGGTCGACTACTCGGCCGGCATGAAGAAGAAGATCGGGCTCGCCTGCGCGTTGCTGCACGGCCCGCGCATGCTGGTGCTGGACGAGCCGTTCGAGGCGGTCGACCCGGTGTCCGCCGCGCTGATCCGGGACATCCTCCAGCGGTACGTGGCGAGCGGCAACACCGTGATCTTCTCCAGCCACGTGATGGAGGTGGTGGAGCGGCTCTGCACGCACGTGGCGATCCTGGCGCAGGGCCGGATCCTGACCGCGGGCACGATCGCGGACGTCCGGGCCGGGCAGTCGCTGGAGGAGGTCTTCGTGCGGGTGGTCGGTGGGCGCACCGCCACCGGCCAGGAACTCGCATGGCTGTGA
- a CDS encoding ABC transporter permease, with protein sequence MAVTPWHFVLLKLRVMRNGLRGQRWRIALFVIGLFFGAWFAVVGFTLFAVTGFSRDHTGMALGGGLGGAAVVLGWLLMPLVFFGVDETLDPARFALLPLRRRTLVAGMFAAALAGVPAITTLAATSGLAVAAGLLGGAPAGLVQLAGAVAGLLLCVSLSRATTSAFSAMLRSRRVRDLAAILLAVLAALLGPLQIGLLAAARTADWVALAGVARVLGWTPLAAAYTVGLDAVEGRWFAVPAKFLIVGGSVAVLLRWWSSTLESAMAGTATTTSGRGTREAPGASPTTRLFPRLLRGLPRNRFGALVALQVRYWWRDTRRRANLITFAVVGVFVPLMVNIGSRGLIEGTAAAPPSLATVTASMVFLGVLGGVGLANQFGYDGTAYAANVVAGVPGTAELRARVAGFSCYLVPLITVIPVALALVLGRPGWVPSMWGATAAAYGCGVAINLFVSVLGAFSLPETTNPFAVNTGAGVTKSLFSFAAMLCTLVLMVPVFVVSALAGDVWVWAGLPAGLLYGGVALWFGSGLAGRLLDRRMPELLSAISPRR encoded by the coding sequence ATGGCTGTGACGCCCTGGCACTTCGTGCTGCTGAAGCTGCGGGTGATGCGCAACGGGCTGCGCGGGCAGCGATGGCGGATCGCGCTGTTCGTGATCGGGCTGTTCTTCGGCGCCTGGTTCGCCGTGGTCGGCTTCACGCTCTTCGCCGTGACCGGGTTCAGCCGCGACCACACCGGCATGGCGCTCGGCGGCGGGCTGGGCGGTGCCGCCGTGGTGCTGGGCTGGCTGCTGATGCCACTGGTCTTCTTCGGCGTGGACGAGACGCTGGACCCGGCCCGGTTCGCGTTGCTGCCGCTGCGCCGCCGGACGCTGGTCGCCGGCATGTTCGCGGCCGCGCTGGCCGGCGTGCCCGCGATCACCACGCTCGCGGCCACGTCCGGCCTGGCCGTGGCCGCGGGGTTGCTCGGTGGTGCGCCGGCCGGGCTGGTGCAGCTGGCCGGCGCGGTGGCCGGGCTGCTGCTGTGCGTGTCGCTGAGCCGCGCCACGACCAGCGCGTTCTCCGCGATGCTGCGGTCGCGGCGGGTCCGGGACCTGGCCGCGATCCTGCTGGCCGTGCTGGCCGCGCTGCTCGGGCCGCTGCAGATCGGGCTGCTGGCCGCGGCCCGCACCGCGGACTGGGTCGCGCTGGCCGGCGTGGCCCGGGTGCTGGGCTGGACGCCGCTGGCCGCGGCGTACACCGTGGGGCTGGACGCGGTGGAGGGCCGCTGGTTCGCCGTACCCGCGAAGTTCCTGATCGTGGGTGGGTCCGTCGCGGTGCTGCTCCGGTGGTGGTCGTCGACGCTGGAGAGCGCGATGGCCGGCACCGCGACCACCACGTCGGGCCGGGGCACCCGGGAGGCGCCGGGCGCGTCGCCGACCACCCGGCTGTTCCCGCGGCTGCTGCGCGGGCTGCCGCGGAACCGGTTCGGCGCGCTGGTCGCGCTGCAGGTGCGGTACTGGTGGCGGGACACCCGGCGGCGGGCGAACCTGATCACGTTCGCGGTGGTCGGCGTGTTCGTGCCGCTGATGGTGAACATCGGCAGCCGGGGCCTGATCGAGGGGACCGCGGCGGCACCGCCGTCGCTGGCCACGGTGACCGCGTCGATGGTGTTCCTGGGCGTGCTCGGCGGCGTCGGGCTGGCGAACCAGTTCGGTTACGACGGGACCGCGTACGCCGCGAACGTGGTGGCCGGCGTGCCGGGCACGGCCGAGCTGCGTGCCCGGGTGGCCGGCTTCTCGTGCTACCTGGTGCCGCTGATCACGGTGATCCCGGTGGCGCTGGCGCTGGTGCTGGGCCGGCCGGGCTGGGTGCCGTCGATGTGGGGCGCGACCGCGGCCGCGTACGGCTGCGGGGTGGCGATCAACCTGTTCGTCTCCGTGCTGGGCGCGTTCTCGCTGCCGGAGACCACGAACCCGTTCGCGGTGAACACCGGTGCGGGCGTGACGAAGAGCCTGTTCAGCTTCGCCGCGATGCTCTGCACGCTGGTGCTGATGGTGCCGGTCTTCGTGGTGTCCGCGCTGGCCGGTGACGTGTGGGTGTGGGCCGGGCTGCCGGCCGGGCTGCTCTACGGCGGCGTCGCGCTGTGGTTCGGCTCCGGTCTCGCCGGGCGTCTGCTCGACCGTCGCATGCCCGAGCTGCTCTCGGCGATCTCCCCGCGGCGATGA
- a CDS encoding DUF485 domain-containing protein → MSTDTSPDQSRYVAVQESEEFAGLRKALRGFVFPMTVAFFLWYSLYVILSAYARDFMAIKVIGHINVALIFGLLQFVTTFLIAWLYSRYANKRLDPIADKIRAELEGDK, encoded by the coding sequence ATGAGTACGGACACTTCCCCGGACCAGAGCAGATATGTCGCCGTGCAGGAGTCGGAGGAGTTCGCGGGGCTGCGCAAGGCGTTGCGCGGCTTCGTCTTCCCGATGACGGTCGCGTTCTTCCTCTGGTACTCGCTCTACGTCATCCTGTCCGCCTACGCGCGTGACTTCATGGCCATCAAGGTCATCGGCCACATCAACGTCGCGCTGATCTTCGGCCTGCTGCAGTTCGTGACCACGTTCCTGATCGCGTGGCTCTACTCGCGGTACGCGAACAAGCGTCTCGACCCGATCGCGGACAAGATCCGCGCGGAGCTGGAGGGCGACAAGTGA
- a CDS encoding solute symporter family protein: protein MIFAAEATNTTARTLTIVLFLVFVLFTLGITIWASRQTKSAADFYAGGRSFSGFQNGMAIGGDYMSAASFLGIAGIIALSGYDGFLYSIGFLVAWLVALLLVAELLRNSGKYTMADVLAFRMRQKPVRTAAAVSTITVSIFYLLAQMVGAGALVALLLGIRPGTTFLGMDADAAKLLTIVLVGVLMIVYVTIGGMKGTTYVQIVKAFLLMTGAAVMTILVFAYFSFNLSSLLGAAADASGKGDAFLQPGLRYGVESDDALKTLWSKLDLLSLGIALVLGTAGLPHILIRFYTVPTAKAARQSVLWAIGIIGVFYLMTLALGFGAAALVGSEAIIAQDKAGNTAAPQLAQVLGEEYLGGGTGGSVLLAVIAAVAFATILAVVAGLTLASSSSLAHDFYANVIKGGQASERQEVTVARISAFVIGAVSIVLAIFAQSLNVAFLVALAFAVAASGNLPAILYSLFWKRFNTNGAVWAIYGGLITAVGLVFFSPVVSGSATAMFPNADWHFFPLSNPGLVSIPVGFLCGWLGTIISKEPADAGKFAELEVRSITGAGAH from the coding sequence CTGATCTTCGCGGCGGAGGCGACGAACACCACCGCCCGCACGTTGACCATCGTCCTCTTCCTGGTCTTCGTGCTCTTCACGCTCGGGATCACGATCTGGGCCAGCCGGCAGACCAAGAGCGCTGCGGACTTCTACGCCGGCGGCCGCTCGTTCTCCGGCTTCCAGAACGGCATGGCGATCGGTGGCGACTACATGTCGGCCGCGTCGTTCCTCGGCATCGCCGGCATCATCGCACTCTCCGGCTACGACGGCTTCCTCTACTCGATCGGCTTCCTGGTCGCCTGGCTGGTGGCGCTGCTGCTGGTCGCGGAGCTGCTGCGGAACTCCGGCAAGTACACGATGGCGGACGTGCTGGCGTTCCGGATGCGGCAGAAGCCGGTCCGGACCGCGGCCGCGGTCTCCACCATCACGGTGTCGATCTTCTACCTGCTGGCCCAGATGGTCGGCGCGGGCGCGCTGGTGGCGCTGCTGCTCGGCATCCGGCCGGGCACCACGTTCCTCGGCATGGACGCGGACGCGGCGAAGCTGCTCACCATCGTGCTGGTCGGCGTGCTCATGATCGTCTACGTGACGATCGGCGGCATGAAGGGCACCACGTACGTCCAGATCGTCAAGGCGTTCCTGCTGATGACCGGCGCGGCCGTGATGACGATCCTGGTCTTCGCGTACTTCTCGTTCAACCTGTCGTCGCTGCTCGGCGCCGCCGCGGACGCGTCCGGCAAGGGCGACGCGTTCCTCCAGCCCGGCCTGCGGTACGGCGTGGAGTCCGACGACGCGCTGAAGACGCTGTGGAGCAAGCTGGACCTGCTCTCGCTCGGCATCGCGCTGGTGCTCGGCACGGCCGGGCTGCCGCACATCCTGATCCGCTTCTACACGGTGCCGACCGCGAAGGCGGCCCGGCAGAGCGTGCTCTGGGCGATCGGCATCATCGGCGTCTTCTACCTGATGACGCTCGCGCTCGGCTTCGGCGCGGCCGCGCTGGTCGGCAGCGAGGCGATCATCGCGCAGGACAAGGCCGGCAACACGGCCGCGCCACAGCTGGCGCAGGTCCTCGGCGAGGAGTACCTGGGCGGCGGCACCGGCGGCTCGGTGCTGCTGGCCGTGATCGCCGCGGTGGCGTTCGCGACCATCCTCGCGGTGGTGGCCGGCCTGACGCTCGCCTCGTCCAGCTCGCTGGCGCACGACTTCTACGCCAACGTGATCAAGGGTGGGCAGGCGTCGGAGCGGCAGGAGGTGACTGTGGCGAGGATCTCCGCGTTCGTCATCGGCGCGGTCTCCATCGTGCTGGCGATCTTCGCGCAGAGCCTGAACGTGGCGTTCCTGGTGGCGCTCGCGTTCGCGGTGGCCGCGTCCGGCAACCTGCCGGCGATCCTCTACTCGCTGTTCTGGAAGCGGTTCAACACCAACGGCGCGGTCTGGGCCATCTACGGCGGCCTGATCACCGCGGTCGGGCTCGTGTTCTTCTCGCCGGTGGTGTCCGGTTCGGCGACCGCGATGTTCCCGAACGCCGACTGGCACTTCTTCCCGCTGTCCAACCCGGGCCTGGTGTCGATCCCGGTCGGCTTCCTGTGCGGCTGGCTCGGGACGATCATCTCGAAGGAGCCCGCGGACGCCGGTAAGTTCGCCGAACTCGAGGTCCGGTCGATCACCGGAGCGGGAGCTCACTGA
- a CDS encoding UDP-glucuronic acid decarboxylase family protein, which translates to MVIAQRFGEGHRVLVTGGAGFVPSHLVDALIGRGCTVVAVDNFITGAKDNLGHLADNPRFTLIEADITEGLPAHHPAIAERFDAIMHMASPASPTDFGTIPVEILRVGSIGTLNLLERATADGARFLMASTSEAYGDPLVHPQPESYWGNVNPVGIRSVYDEAKRFSEAATMGYHRSRGTDVAIVRIFNTYGPRMRPDDGRAIPTFISQALRGEPITVHGDGSQTRSITYVDDLVRGILMLLDSTETGPINCGTEHEFTMRQLAEKIIELAGSSSTVKFIERTSDDPEKRRPDLTLARTKLGYEPSVGPDEGLRRTINYFQSRV; encoded by the coding sequence ATGGTCATTGCCCAGCGTTTCGGAGAGGGCCACCGGGTTCTCGTCACCGGCGGAGCCGGCTTCGTCCCGTCGCACCTTGTCGATGCGCTGATCGGCCGTGGTTGCACGGTCGTGGCGGTGGACAACTTCATCACCGGCGCCAAGGACAACCTCGGTCACCTCGCCGACAATCCGCGGTTCACGCTGATCGAGGCGGACATCACCGAGGGCCTGCCGGCGCACCACCCGGCGATCGCCGAGCGGTTCGACGCGATCATGCACATGGCGTCGCCGGCCAGCCCGACCGACTTCGGCACGATCCCGGTCGAGATCCTCCGGGTCGGCTCGATCGGCACGCTGAACCTGCTCGAGCGCGCCACCGCGGACGGCGCCCGGTTCCTGATGGCCTCCACCTCCGAGGCGTACGGTGACCCGCTGGTGCACCCGCAGCCGGAGTCGTACTGGGGCAACGTGAACCCGGTCGGCATCCGCAGCGTCTACGACGAGGCCAAGCGCTTCTCCGAGGCCGCGACGATGGGTTACCACCGCAGCCGGGGCACGGACGTGGCGATCGTCCGCATCTTCAACACGTACGGTCCTCGCATGCGCCCGGACGACGGCCGCGCGATCCCGACGTTCATCAGCCAGGCGCTGCGCGGTGAGCCGATCACCGTGCACGGCGACGGCTCGCAGACCCGCTCGATCACCTACGTGGACGACCTGGTCCGCGGCATCCTGATGCTGCTCGACTCGACCGAGACCGGGCCGATCAACTGCGGCACCGAGCACGAGTTCACGATGCGGCAGCTGGCCGAGAAGATCATCGAGCTGGCCGGCAGCTCGTCCACCGTGAAGTTCATCGAGCGCACCTCCGACGACCCGGAGAAGCGCCGCCCGGACCTGACGCTGGCCCGCACCAAGCTCGGTTACGAGCCGTCCGTCGGGCCGGACGAGGGTCTGCGCAGGACGATCAACTACTTCCAGTCCCGGGTCTGA